The [Limnothrix rosea] IAM M-220 genome window below encodes:
- a CDS encoding thioredoxin domain-containing protein, which translates to MTNRLAETKSLYLRKHAENPIDWWYWCDEALAKAKAENKPVFLSIGYSSCHWCTVMEGEAFSNQAIADYLNANFVPIKVDREERPDIDSIYMQALQLMTGQGGWPLNIFLTPDDLVPFYGGTYFPLSPRYNRPSFLDVLSAIRRFYDEEPERLEEIKEEIFTILDRSAKLPRVDLALDQSLLEKCIEACTGIVGRTSHGPSFPMIPYAAIALLGSRFTENTKYDGSAITKKRGLDLALGGIYDHVGGGFHRYTVDPNWTVPHFEKMLYDNGQITEFLANLWANGTTEPAFKTALEGTVAWLSREMTAPAGYFYAAQDADSFLDAGPGEPEEGAFYVWNFDELQTQLSAAAFQELQTHFFIEPDGNFEGKIVLKRRASTEISDHLQAALDQLFTERYGGDRRSLETFPPARDNDEAKHTDWPGRIPAVTDMKLIVAWNALMISGLARIYGVLGLEKAWDLAVNCTNFILKTQWQEGQLYRLNFGGEPDGIAQSEDYAFLIKALLDLQANNPTETHWLHQAIALQSEFDAKLWSVETKGYFNNTEATELLVQERSYQDNATPSANGVAVMNLMRLFLLTADLAYLDKAEQTLQAFTTVFDKSPQQAPSLIAALDWFRHCTLVKSDGDRLKALTQTYLQTTVLKPTAELPKDSIALVCQGLHCLAPSQTDEQLHHAITASMMRT; encoded by the coding sequence ATGACCAACCGCTTGGCAGAAACCAAAAGTCTCTATCTCCGTAAACATGCTGAAAATCCCATTGATTGGTGGTATTGGTGTGATGAAGCCCTTGCCAAGGCGAAAGCTGAAAATAAGCCGGTTTTCCTCTCGATTGGTTATTCTTCCTGCCATTGGTGCACGGTGATGGAAGGGGAAGCTTTTTCAAATCAGGCGATCGCCGATTATCTCAATGCCAACTTTGTGCCGATCAAAGTGGACCGCGAAGAACGCCCGGATATTGACAGTATCTATATGCAGGCTTTGCAACTAATGACTGGCCAAGGCGGTTGGCCCTTAAATATTTTTCTGACACCCGATGATTTAGTCCCGTTTTATGGCGGTACTTATTTTCCCCTCAGTCCCCGCTACAATCGCCCTAGTTTTCTTGATGTATTGAGTGCCATTCGCCGTTTCTATGACGAAGAGCCAGAACGTCTGGAGGAAATTAAAGAAGAAATTTTTACGATTTTAGACCGCTCCGCGAAGTTGCCTCGTGTTGATCTCGCCCTTGACCAAAGCCTCCTCGAAAAGTGCATTGAGGCTTGCACCGGCATTGTTGGGCGCACTTCCCACGGCCCTAGTTTCCCCATGATTCCCTACGCGGCGATCGCCCTACTGGGTAGTCGTTTTACAGAAAATACAAAATATGACGGCAGCGCCATCACAAAAAAACGAGGCCTTGATCTTGCCCTCGGCGGCATCTACGACCATGTCGGCGGTGGATTTCATCGCTATACGGTCGATCCAAACTGGACAGTGCCCCACTTCGAGAAAATGCTCTACGACAATGGGCAAATTACCGAGTTTCTCGCCAATCTCTGGGCAAATGGGACAACAGAACCCGCCTTTAAAACCGCCCTTGAAGGAACCGTGGCTTGGCTCAGTCGGGAAATGACAGCCCCCGCTGGTTATTTTTATGCAGCGCAGGATGCAGATAGTTTCCTTGATGCTGGCCCTGGAGAGCCGGAGGAAGGAGCCTTTTATGTGTGGAATTTTGATGAATTACAAACACAGTTATCGGCAGCAGCCTTTCAAGAATTACAAACTCATTTTTTCATTGAACCAGACGGTAATTTTGAGGGGAAAATCGTTCTAAAACGTCGCGCTTCTACTGAAATTTCTGACCATTTGCAGGCCGCCCTCGACCAACTTTTTACGGAACGATATGGCGGCGATCGCCGATCCCTTGAAACCTTCCCACCAGCCCGCGATAACGACGAAGCGAAACATACCGATTGGCCGGGCAGAATTCCGGCAGTGACCGACATGAAACTCATCGTGGCGTGGAATGCCTTGATGATTTCTGGTTTAGCGAGAATTTATGGTGTCTTAGGGTTAGAAAAAGCTTGGGATTTGGCGGTAAACTGCACTAATTTCATCCTGAAAACCCAGTGGCAAGAGGGACAGCTTTATCGTTTAAATTTTGGCGGAGAACCCGACGGCATTGCCCAATCAGAAGACTATGCATTTTTGATTAAGGCGCTGCTAGATTTACAGGCAAATAATCCAACTGAAACCCACTGGCTCCATCAGGCGATCGCCCTCCAGTCAGAGTTTGATGCCAAGCTCTGGTCAGTAGAAACGAAGGGCTACTTCAACAATACCGAAGCCACAGAACTGCTCGTACAAGAACGGAGCTATCAAGATAATGCAACCCCCTCAGCCAATGGTGTTGCTGTTATGAATTTAATGCGTCTGTTTCTCCTCACCGCAGACCTTGCCTACCTCGACAAAGCAGAGCAAACTTTACAAGCCTTTACCACCGTATTCGATAAATCCCCCCAGCAAGCTCCCTCCCTGATCGCCGCTCTAGATTGGTTCCGCCACTGCACCCTGGTCAAAAGCGATGGCGATCGCCTGAAGGCCCTGACCCAAACCTATCTCCAAACAACCGTACTGAAACCCACTGCCGAACTCCCCA
- a CDS encoding Uma2 family endonuclease — MVQLQSNSYTAPTRQPPKVEWIRLPEDYPIPDDPVESILQPFLAAALTESLDLAGLVQPEIMIASNMAIAVRIDGKTVLKAPDWFFVSQAAPLPDMEIRRRYTPHRDGKVPEIVMEFLSEEDTAEYSIRPAFPYGKMWFYERILQAPIYVIFDPATANLEVRQLNTEGIYEKQEPNQAGRYFLEPLNLELGIWQGKRLEQEAFWLRWWQPDGELLLWGAEKIALEQQRLEQERQRADQAEDKLIKLKRFLTEQGLEIPE, encoded by the coding sequence ATGGTTCAATTGCAATCCAACTCCTATACTGCACCGACGCGCCAACCCCCCAAAGTTGAATGGATTCGTTTACCCGAAGATTACCCAATACCTGATGACCCTGTGGAAAGTATTCTGCAACCATTCCTTGCCGCCGCTTTAACAGAATCCCTTGATTTAGCAGGTCTGGTTCAGCCAGAGATTATGATTGCCTCCAATATGGCGATCGCCGTCCGTATCGATGGCAAAACGGTTCTTAAAGCGCCAGATTGGTTCTTTGTCAGTCAGGCAGCACCGTTACCTGATATGGAAATTCGTCGTCGCTACACGCCTCACCGTGATGGCAAAGTTCCAGAAATTGTGATGGAATTTCTATCTGAAGAAGACACCGCCGAATATTCGATTCGACCGGCTTTTCCCTATGGCAAGATGTGGTTTTATGAGCGCATCCTTCAAGCTCCGATTTATGTAATCTTTGATCCAGCCACAGCAAATTTAGAAGTACGCCAGCTCAATACTGAGGGCATTTACGAAAAACAAGAGCCGAACCAAGCGGGACGCTATTTCCTTGAACCACTGAATTTAGAGTTGGGGATTTGGCAAGGCAAACGCTTGGAACAAGAGGCATTCTGGTTGCGGTGGTGGCAACCTGATGGTGAATTATTGCTTTGGGGTGCAGAAAAAATTGCGCTGGAACAACAACGATTGGAACAGGAACGACAACGGGCTGATCAAGCAGAAGACAAATTAATAAAACTCAAGCGATTTTTGACAGAGCAAGGCTTAGAAATACCTGAATAA
- a CDS encoding DNA adenine methylase: protein MVNPENLKPPLKWAGGKRWLVPILQDIWQDYKDDYQLIEPFCGGLAIALGLAPQKAILNDVNPHLINFYRWLKKGLICKIEMANNEDIYYKNRDRFNELISTKKWRNKEAAALFYYLNRTGFNGLCRFNQKGGFNVPFGSYKKINYRQDFTNYQCTFKHWQFTLGDFEKITIGKQSFIYADPPYDVDFRQYSAGGFSWEDQVRLAKWLQQQTQPVVASNQATERIIELYRNLGFTTRTLKAPRRISCNGDRTPAMEMLALKNIEK from the coding sequence ATGGTCAATCCAGAAAACTTAAAACCTCCCCTCAAATGGGCTGGCGGTAAGCGTTGGCTTGTGCCGATTCTGCAAGATATTTGGCAAGACTACAAGGATGATTATCAGCTGATTGAACCCTTCTGTGGTGGGTTGGCGATCGCCCTTGGATTAGCACCCCAAAAAGCCATTCTCAATGACGTAAATCCCCATCTAATCAACTTTTACCGCTGGCTAAAAAAGGGATTAATTTGCAAAATAGAAATGGCCAATAATGAAGATATTTACTATAAAAACCGAGACCGATTTAACGAACTAATTTCCACAAAAAAATGGCGCAATAAAGAAGCAGCAGCACTATTTTATTATTTAAATCGTACGGGATTTAATGGTCTGTGTCGCTTTAATCAAAAAGGCGGCTTTAATGTTCCCTTCGGAAGCTATAAAAAAATCAACTATCGACAAGATTTTACTAACTATCAATGCACCTTCAAGCACTGGCAATTCACACTGGGAGATTTTGAAAAAATCACCATTGGCAAACAAAGTTTTATTTACGCCGATCCGCCCTATGATGTAGACTTTCGACAATATTCAGCAGGTGGATTTAGCTGGGAAGATCAAGTCCGTCTCGCAAAATGGCTCCAACAGCAAACTCAGCCTGTCGTCGCTTCAAACCAAGCTACAGAAAGGATCATAGAGCTATATCGCAATTTGGGATTCACAACCCGGACCCTAAAAGCACCAAGACGAATCTCCTGCAACGGCGATCGCACGCCGGCCATGGAAATGTTGGCTTTAAAAAATATTGAGAAATAG
- a CDS encoding leucyl aminopeptidase, with protein MKIQGIAQAAADWSGDAIALGFFSSEEVISLPESLGALDRKLSGAVAEILAETEFKGKSGSTSLNRIGGSAAIKKVLLVGLGDEDKWDSKAVRSTAAAIAHAVKSDKKIATLAVNLPVSEDAATTAQMITEGITLGLYTDNRYKSGDDIEEPALETVDILEIGDQSAAIALGTTLCEGTIHARELVNSPANVINPVTLVASVKELADEYGLELTVLGQAECEAQNMGAYLGVAEATDHPPQFIHLVYKPEGTPRKKVAIVGKGLTFDSGGYNIKPSGPSIAMMKMDMGGAAATFGAAKAIAALKPDVEVHFISAATENMISGSGLRPGDILTASNGKTIEVNNTDAEGRLTLADALVYAEKLDVEAIVDIATLTGACVIALGDDICGLWGDDELADAITAASDKAGEKFWKMPLESAYFESLKSPIADMKNTGARAGGSISAALFLKEFINDTPWVHLDIAGPAWSEKEADIYSKGGTGFPVRTLVHWVLS; from the coding sequence ATGAAAATTCAAGGGATTGCCCAAGCGGCGGCGGATTGGTCTGGGGATGCGATCGCCCTCGGCTTTTTTAGCAGTGAAGAAGTCATTAGTCTGCCAGAATCTTTGGGGGCGCTAGATCGTAAATTATCTGGTGCTGTAGCCGAAATTTTGGCTGAAACAGAGTTTAAGGGTAAATCCGGTAGCACTTCTCTCAATCGTATTGGGGGCAGTGCGGCAATTAAAAAAGTATTATTGGTTGGTCTCGGTGATGAAGACAAATGGGACAGCAAAGCAGTTCGTTCCACAGCGGCGGCGATCGCCCATGCTGTGAAGTCTGACAAAAAGATTGCAACCTTGGCTGTTAATCTTCCTGTGTCAGAAGATGCGGCAACGACAGCCCAGATGATTACCGAAGGAATTACCTTGGGACTCTATACCGACAACCGTTACAAGTCCGGTGATGATATCGAAGAACCTGCCCTTGAAACTGTAGACATTCTCGAAATCGGTGACCAAAGTGCGGCGATCGCCCTCGGCACTACCCTGTGCGAAGGTACAATTCATGCCCGTGAATTAGTGAATTCTCCTGCCAATGTCATTAATCCTGTAACCCTTGTGGCATCGGTCAAAGAACTGGCTGACGAATATGGCCTTGAGTTGACTGTATTGGGGCAAGCGGAATGTGAAGCGCAGAATATGGGAGCTTACCTTGGCGTGGCAGAGGCAACGGATCATCCCCCCCAATTTATTCACCTTGTTTACAAACCCGAAGGTACTCCCCGCAAAAAAGTGGCGATCGTCGGTAAAGGTCTAACCTTCGATTCCGGTGGCTACAATATCAAACCCTCTGGCCCCAGCATCGCCATGATGAAAATGGACATGGGTGGCGCGGCTGCAACCTTTGGCGCTGCCAAGGCGATCGCCGCACTAAAGCCCGATGTGGAAGTTCATTTTATTAGTGCCGCTACCGAAAACATGATTAGTGGCAGTGGTTTGCGCCCCGGTGATATCCTCACAGCCTCTAACGGCAAAACCATTGAGGTCAACAATACCGACGCAGAAGGTCGTTTAACCCTAGCCGACGCATTGGTTTACGCCGAAAAACTTGATGTCGAGGCGATCGTCGACATTGCCACCCTAACCGGAGCCTGTGTCATTGCCCTTGGCGACGATATCTGTGGCCTATGGGGTGACGATGAGCTAGCCGATGCCATTACTGCCGCGTCCGATAAAGCCGGTGAAAAATTCTGGAAGATGCCCCTCGAATCCGCATACTTTGAAAGCCTTAAATCTCCCATCGCCGATATGAAAAATACTGGTGCACGGGCTGGCGGTTCCATCTCCGCCGCTTTATTTCTTAAGGAATTTATCAATGACACACCTTGGGTGCACCTCGATATCGCAGGGCCTGCCTGGTCTGAAAAAGAAGCCGATATCTACAGCAAAGGTGGTACAGGTTTCCCCGTTCGTACCCTTGTCCATTGGGTTTTGAGCTAG
- a CDS encoding TonB family protein — MTNISFSHSTTKVTQSLKVMGNYARHPYGIAIIGSVALHLVAAIALPSWSEADDTASEGRQEIVRLVDLPADVQNRLPTNAPPIDLSVFENNPNFNIDLSAVPQFDARGNSTGLEGGFEFSQGTNNLPVPGAPSFGQTNFSFVPISPPPINSTFSGFAPPPPSVINGFLPPPPNVPNSANTTIFGEETLTTPNFVSGDGNKQVFSVNPGMPQPSLSLLERQRQLEEEAAIALSPRNSSPTDPSISFSAELLQPRDLSSPSNPAALLPRSQSSANTDQTAANTATVTRSITGNYPRGACSSQASGTASYNVVVTPSGVPSQWSLNGSSGSNALDNQASNDIRNARFDGNNRNYLVNVSYRYQPSFCAAFQQPAPSNSTPPSPTPAQPKPTPQNSTNNGSGDRQTTEIPVTQPATPKPAAPTPAPAPAPKPTPIETQPITPITPAPPPQPQPTINIPAEPLRVNSESSSETPPSDTPE, encoded by the coding sequence ATGACGAATATATCTTTTTCCCATTCCACGACAAAAGTTACCCAGAGCCTGAAGGTGATGGGAAATTATGCCCGTCATCCCTACGGTATTGCCATTATCGGTTCCGTTGCGCTCCATCTCGTTGCGGCGATCGCCCTACCCAGTTGGTCAGAGGCAGACGATACCGCCTCAGAAGGTCGCCAAGAAATCGTGCGATTAGTAGATCTGCCCGCCGATGTGCAAAATCGCTTACCGACCAATGCGCCGCCCATTGACCTATCGGTCTTTGAAAATAACCCGAATTTTAATATTGACCTATCGGCTGTGCCCCAGTTCGATGCCCGCGGTAATTCGACTGGTTTAGAAGGTGGTTTTGAATTTTCACAAGGCACAAATAATCTTCCTGTCCCGGGTGCACCAAGTTTTGGGCAAACTAATTTTTCCTTTGTGCCCATTAGTCCACCACCGATTAACAGTACTTTTTCTGGATTTGCGCCGCCGCCGCCCTCGGTGATCAATGGTTTTTTGCCGCCCCCCCCAAATGTTCCCAATTCGGCAAATACAACAATTTTTGGGGAAGAAACCCTAACAACGCCTAATTTTGTTTCCGGCGATGGCAACAAGCAGGTTTTTTCTGTTAATCCCGGCATGCCACAACCGTCCCTTTCACTGTTAGAACGGCAACGGCAGCTAGAAGAGGAGGCGGCGATCGCCCTTTCCCCAAGAAATTCTTCACCGACAGATCCAAGCATTAGCTTTAGCGCAGAATTACTCCAGCCCCGAGATCTCAGTAGCCCCAGCAATCCGGCAGCCCTGTTACCCCGCTCCCAATCATCAGCAAATACCGACCAAACCGCCGCCAATACCGCCACCGTCACCCGCTCAATTACAGGGAATTATCCGAGGGGAGCTTGTTCATCCCAAGCGAGTGGCACAGCCAGCTATAACGTTGTCGTCACCCCCAGCGGTGTACCCAGTCAATGGAGTTTGAATGGTAGTTCTGGCTCCAATGCTCTAGATAATCAGGCAAGCAACGATATTCGCAACGCCCGTTTTGACGGCAATAATCGTAACTATCTCGTCAATGTCAGTTACCGTTATCAGCCATCATTTTGTGCCGCCTTCCAGCAGCCAGCCCCTAGCAATAGCACTCCCCCATCGCCTACGCCAGCGCAACCCAAACCGACTCCCCAAAATAGTACTAACAATGGCAGTGGCGATCGCCAAACCACCGAAATCCCCGTCACCCAGCCAGCAACCCCCAAGCCAGCAGCCCCTACGCCAGCCCCAGCGCCAGCTCCCAAGCCTACTCCAATAGAAACACAGCCCATCACCCCAATTACACCAGCACCACCACCGCAACCCCAACCGACGATCAACATTCCCGCTGAGCCTCTGCGCGTTAATTCAGAATCTTCCTCCGAAACACCTCCCTCAGACACGCCTGAATAA
- a CDS encoding PD-(D/E)XK nuclease superfamily protein codes for MARDTSTGKVFEQTVLPALEHANYRYRKQVYIGRKPNGRKHIVDLVIYKGDRSKILVSKKWQQANGTAEEKIPFEVIMLARACKQYGYQSAYLVLGGTEDNHRLGTTGWTLREWYLSGELSRWITDENLVKIVGFENFLACINRHNI; via the coding sequence ATGGCTCGCGATACTAGTACAGGAAAAGTCTTTGAGCAAACGGTTTTGCCAGCCTTAGAACATGCTAATTACCGTTATCGAAAACAAGTGTATATTGGCCGCAAACCGAATGGGCGAAAACATATTGTTGACCTAGTTATTTATAAAGGCGATCGCTCTAAAATTTTAGTATCAAAAAAATGGCAACAAGCCAATGGCACAGCTGAGGAAAAAATCCCCTTTGAAGTAATCATGCTTGCTCGTGCCTGTAAACAGTACGGTTATCAATCTGCTTATTTAGTTCTCGGTGGTACGGAGGATAATCATCGCTTAGGGACAACTGGTTGGACATTAAGGGAGTGGTATTTATCAGGAGAGCTATCTCGATGGATTACTGATGAAAATCTCGTAAAAATTGTTGGTTTTGAAAATTTTCTTGCCTGTATTAATCGCCATAATATTTAA